A region of the Aquipuribacter hungaricus genome:
GGAGGTCCCCCCCGCCGAACAGGGCCCCGGCGGCTGCCTCCACGGCGTCCCGCACCTGAGGACCGTGCACCAGCGCCGTAAGCTCGGAGGCGAGCCGGCGCTGCGGGGCCCGCAGGTGCGCCCGCTCCTGCAGGTCGAGGGCGAGCTGCTCCTCCTCGTCACGGTCCAGCGTCGTGAAGTACCGGACGTAGGCCATGACGTCGCGGTCGTCGCTGTTGAGCCAGAACTGGTGGAAGGCGTAGGGGCTGGTCATGGCCGGGTCCAGCCAGACCGCTCCCCCCTCGGACTTCCCGAACTTGGTGCCGTCCGCCTTGGTGACCAGGGGCGTCCCCATCGCGTGCACCTGCTGCCGCTCGACCCGGTGCAGCAGGTCGACGCCCGCGGTGAGGTTGCCCCACTGGTCGGACCCGCCCGTCTGCAGCCGCACCCCGTGCCGGCGGTACAGCTCGAGGAAGTCCGCCGCCTGGAGCAGCTGGTAGCTGAACTCCGTGTAGCTGATCCCGTGCTCGCTGTTCAGCCGGGCACTGACGGACTCCTTGGCCAGCATCTTGCTCACCCGGAAGTGCTTGCCGACGTCGCGCAGCAGCTCCAGCGCGCTCATGCCGCCCAGCCAGTCGAGGTTGTCGACCATGGTCGCCGCCGCCGGTCCCTCGAAGTCGAGGAAGGGCGTGAGCTGGTCGCGGATGCGCTCCACCCAGGCCCGCACCTGCTCGGCGGAGTTGAGCGTGCGCTCCGACGTGGGCCGGGGGTCCCCGATAAGCCCGGTCGCCCCGCCCACCAGGGCGAAGGGACGGTGGCCGTGCTCCTGGAACCGGCGCAGCGTGAGCACCTGGGTGAGGTGGCCGACGTGCAGGCTGGGCGCGGTGGGGTCGAAGCCGCAGTACAGCCCGACGGGCCCGGC
Encoded here:
- the tyrS gene encoding tyrosine--tRNA ligase; protein product: MSTSTGAVWQDLQRRGLVAVSTPEDALQAELAAGPVGLYCGFDPTAPSLHVGHLTQVLTLRRFQEHGHRPFALVGGATGLIGDPRPTSERTLNSAEQVRAWVERIRDQLTPFLDFEGPAAATMVDNLDWLGGMSALELLRDVGKHFRVSKMLAKESVSARLNSEHGISYTEFSYQLLQAADFLELYRRHGVRLQTGGSDQWGNLTAGVDLLHRVERQQVHAMGTPLVTKADGTKFGKSEGGAVWLDPAMTSPYAFHQFWLNSDDRDVMAYVRYFTTLDRDEEEQLALDLQERAHLRAPQRRLASELTALVHGPQVRDAVEAAAGALFGGGDLRDVDERTLLDATAELPSAELPVGASVVDALTATGLSPSRSAARRSIAEGAVSVGGSKVAGEDAVLAAEDFVHGRVAVLRRGRRTLAAVRLAAL